A portion of the bacterium genome contains these proteins:
- a CDS encoding nitroreductase/quinone reductase family protein encodes MRKLEVSARDFKRWMYRGQRPNWIARVLNRAFAAVASSGATANYLVALEVTGRKSGRTVLFPLVMVVVDGQRYLVSMLGDNAQWVHNVRASGGKAVLRSGGRESVQLEEIPADQRAPILKAYLQVAPGARPHVPVGKDAPLAEFEKIAATFPVFRLASNQKA; translated from the coding sequence ATGCGCAAACTAGAAGTAAGTGCCCGAGACTTCAAACGATGGATGTACCGTGGGCAGCGCCCCAACTGGATTGCGCGGGTTCTGAATAGAGCGTTTGCTGCTGTGGCCTCGTCGGGCGCCACCGCCAACTACCTCGTGGCATTGGAAGTGACCGGACGAAAGTCGGGGCGGACCGTCTTGTTCCCTTTGGTCATGGTCGTCGTCGATGGACAGCGGTACCTGGTATCAATGCTCGGAGATAATGCGCAATGGGTCCACAACGTACGCGCATCTGGCGGAAAAGCGGTTCTCCGAAGCGGTGGTCGTGAAAGCGTTCAACTCGAAGAGATCCCCGCCGACCAGCGAGCGCCCATCTTGAAGGCTTACCTGCAGGTAGCGCCGGGAGCGCGACCGCATGTGCCAGTGGGCAAAGATGCGCCGCTTGCGGAATTCGAAAAGATCGCGGCAACATTCCCTGTTTTCCGACTGGCATCCAACCAGAAAGCATAA